The DNA window ccaTCAGAGCGGTTTGGTGGTTTCGTACTCAAAACCATCGGAGGACGGTTTTCTGGTTACGACCTCAAAACCAGACGTGGACGATTTGGTGGTTTGcgcctcaaaaccatcggtggCGGGTTTGACCGGTTTGGACATCAAAACTGGGGAGTGACGGATCGGCGGACACGTGGTGGTTTCTCAAAGCTTGCGTTGAAGCAAAGCGAAGTCGAGAAGGCGCCAGGTCCATTGGATCGACGAAGAAAAACTTGGACAGATTTACCCCTaaccactacgtaaaaaatgttTTGTAGGGGCGGGTGATGaccgtttgtaggggcggtttgcccagccgcccctatgcaagggtctctacaaaatcatgtatttgtaggggcggttcccagaccgcccctacaaatcgatttgtaggggcggtctgggaacaccagccgcccctacaaatcgatttgtaggggcggctacagtaccaaccgcccctataaatcattttttcgcaaaaaaaatttacaattcaaattcgaccagaacatatatttttcatgcacaactccatcatgacttatcttcttctgcgattgtactgaaactcaatgaaaatacacatttatttgtacCAGATTATAACAAATATTTCATGACAATACACGGTGCAAATTATTGTGCTTGATGTTCATTTAAACTATGAGATTGCACATAGGTATATGAAAAGTAATGTGAAAACCAATCTTCGCTCGATGCAAGTAACACAAGAGAGAACAAGACACACCCAGGCAGACTGaacagagaaggaagaagaaaggtCCCGACAAGCTCTTTCATTCCACCGTCATCCTCGTCAGGTTCAGGAAGCCCAGATCTCCTCTTGTCAACCCAGATCTTCCTCTTGGTGGTGCCCAGCACACCTAACAGAATATTTGTACAACTTTCTAAAACACGCAGGAAAGATGCACATCATTATATTAAGGAGAAAAGGGTCCACCGACAACACATAAAACCAGCAAAAAAAATAAGGAACAAAAAACATAAAGGAAAAAAAAGCACACGCTCAACACCAATACTACACAAATCACTAAGATTTCAATAGTGAACCACGGAAAAAAGATAACTAACATTTAATTTTCATAAAAAAGTTATGCACAAAACAAAATCCAAGCTGAGCTTGCTATGAATAAAGCCAAGATAGAGCGCAGTCAATGAACTAAATTAGTAGTGCTGTTATATAGGTTTTGTTAGCAACAatcattgtagcatttctacCAGTAAAATCAGAAAACGACCAGAAAGTAAATCTATATAATAGGAAGTGCTGCTGAGACAGGTACATACAGTAGTATGAGCATGTAGTAGTGACTGTCGCTGTTGGTGAAGGTCCTGAAGAATTGAGACACCAAGTTCTTCTGTCTCCAACATAGTTCTTCGGCTCTCTTTAATTTTGTCAGTGGACTGATTCAGTCTTTCAGTTGTCATCATCAATCTTCCCCTCTGATCAGTAGACACCTGAGCCATTGGAGAGTACCCCAAGGCCCTAGTATGACATGAGTAAAAAAATGTAAGAAGCCTGAGATAAAAGGCCTCAATAAATCAAACCAGCATACCCAAAATAAATCAAACTGCAATAAGGGCAATACTATCATGTGATTTACTTTTGTTAGACTAAgaacagaaaagtcatccatcACATGTAAATTTCTTTTTATAAATGTAATGGCTCTATCTTATTTACTGACAAACAGAATATTACAGAGATATAGGATGAGACAAAGGATTTCTTGCTTCTATCATGTCTTCCACTGTTTTCATTCAAAACATGTTAGATAAAAGATGTCATATCTGAAATGTCTGATCTTGCATCAAACAAATGGAATTCAGTCCAGTAACCAGATGGCATGTCTTTGTCCTACCCAAGGATCAGCTGTTATGGATCATAATGTATAAACAAACATAGAGCCAAGAATTCAATGAAATAGTTGTTCAAGCACAAAGCATATGTAACATGACTGAACAGGTGCCATTCATGGAAAATACAAACTCCATCACAAACCAAAATAAGTATTGAGAACAGGATGCAACTAATATTGCTGTGTTATTAATTATTATAGTTCTGCGACAAAAACAGTTAGTGTAAAGAAATAAGCAGAGCAGCAGACCAACCTTGTTAAGTGTGCGAACAGCTGCGAATCTGAGAACAGGTTTGGATGAACTTAAGAACAACTGCAGCACAGTAATTTTTCTAACATGTTTGTGTAGGGAAAGGCGCCgcatcttttttttcttgttaGGGTAAAAGATAACAAACAACATAATGAAAATGCATATGATACCAAACAAACAAAAAGTAAAAGATAACTCAATGTTGCACTCTTATCATCTGTTGCTCCCTATATGTAATAAAAAGAAAAATAGCAGATTCAAAACATTGAGTTCTGTATCCGTCACTCCAGAGCACTTGCTCAAGCTTAACTGCCTTAAAGAAACACAAGAGGTTCCAATAGCTTTTAGTCCATCAGTCATGAATTTGCAGCCTTCCAGCTTCAGGGTCCGCAGTTTAGGAATCTTTTGTAAGCTTCTCACCATAGAAGGAGTAAcctgatacatgaagaatgtaaATTAAGCTGTGAGGGCTCAAGTTACGCCCAGGTGATACAATAATATGAGTAGATGATTAGCTACTTACAGGACAGCAGTATGAAAGATCCAGTTCCAATAGATTGGGTACCGACTTCAGCATGGATGAAACTCCCACATCAGTGATATTCTGACACTGAGACATATCAAGCACCTGCAATGGTGCAAGCATGTGAGTTCAGTAATAAGCAGAGCTCTATGAACACTGTTTTTTTTAATTATCAAAAATACATATTTTAGTACCAGTGACTAGTTCAGACAAGGCATCTGCAGAGTTCAGAACCTAACAGCGTAAGATCAAGAGAAATAATACCATTATAGTGTTTGAAACGAAGCTGATGTGTGATTGCTAGTAACAAGCAAGTCAATAAAAATGGCAAATTACCATGAGCACCTCACCTGTAGTGATTTACTGCATTCTTTGTCAAGACTACCAAGAGCATCATCATCAATTCCAATACCCCCCACCAGTGTCAACTGTTGAAGATTGGGTAGCTTCATGATGGCAGGAAAACTATCCTTTGTGATCTGCAACACAAGATACGTTTCCATTTTATTATTACTCCAGCACAATATGATAAGTGGGCCGGTAGGCACTAGGCACAAAGCTGCAAGAGAAACTAGTCGGCTACTAGTACCGCTCTGCTGATCCATTGTTGCAAAGATGATTTGCCATGTTTATAGATAAGAACGCCTGCAGATCGAGAATACTATACTACCTATACACTGAAGTGGCCCAATGCCCTAAGCACTAACTGAATAAATTAGATTGAGCAAATGATGTACTAGTAACTGATGAAGGTAGATTTCTAGCAAAGGAAATAACTGAAACCCATTTCTCTCTGGTGAATTAAAGAAATCAAATCAAGAAACGTACAAGACGGAAACAAAAGACAGAATCATCCGTCGCCTTTTGTCAATAAACAAACAGAGAAACTCTCAGCGCTCACCATGGTGTAGGAGAGATCCAGTCTGGTGAGCTTCCGGCACTTGAGGGCCAGGAGCTGGATCCCCAGATCCGAGACCCCAAGGCACCACTTGAGCGAGAGCTCCCTCAGCTCCGCGCACCCGACGTCGACGTACCTGACGCCCATGTCGGAGAGCGGCTTCCACCTTGCCAGTGAGAGCCTCTGTAGGCCCTTCACCCGCGCGACCTCGGCCGCGGCGGCGTCCCCGAGGTCGACCCCATTGGAGAGGTCGAGGTCGGCGAGGCCCGGGCACGATGGGGCGAGCGCGGCCACGCCCGCGGCGCCGAACCCTAACAAAAAAGATGTGGAGAAGGGAAAGGCCGGAAGGGAGAGGGGAGCCGAGGAGACGAGATTGATCTATAGATGAACTCACCTCCTCGGCGTGTTCGTGGCACTCCACCTCCTCGAGCAGGCCACCCGCGCCGGTGCGCCGCTGAGCCCAGGCCAAGGCCGGTTCCACGCCGAAACCCTAGGTCGGCGTGGCGGCGCGCCGGAGGCCGGCCGCCCAGGCCGAGGTGTCGCTCCGCGGGGAGGAGAGGCGGAGGCGGTGCTCGGCGGTGTCGACGTCGGCGCGCGGCGGAGGCGACGGCAGAGGGTGGCGCGGCGGACGCCACGGGAGAGAGCGACGCGAGGGAAAAGCCAGAGGCGGCGTCTCGGGCTGAGGTCGAGAGGACAAGGGAGATATTTTTCTCTTCAACAGGTATATATGCagcgggcatttgtaggggcggctcaatcaccagccgcccctacaaagagcAATTTCAGGGGCggttggtgagtgagccgcccctacaaatcagacacatttgtaggggcggctcgtatcaccagcagCCCCTGCtcttccatttgtaggggtggttggtgTCTGAGCTCCTGAGCaagtcactgtaggggcggctccatcaccaaccacccctacaaaaaatgtgtctcgttgctacaaaccgtttttcacgtagtgaacGGGTATTTGGGATGAGTATTTTCATGTGAGAGTGTTTTTGTCTTTTGACGGACGCCTATATATATGTGAAGGGGCTGGATGGACAGCTATCCAGAGTTACTCTCATTTGCGTGGTGTTGAGAGGAggctagggttagagagataagTGGCTCTTGTTCTTGAGCTTTTCGTCATCTTAGCTTTGTTTAGGCTAGAAGTGGCATGTAATCTGACCTCTTGAGCTTATCCAAGGATCAAATTCGTGCACCTCTTGTTTCCCTCTCCAAATCTGAAGTTTTTATTTTGGTGTGATTTTCGGAGCTATTTTTGTTGATTTTTGGTCGTCGATTTTGGCTGTGATTGGGTTAAATTTCTTGACGGGTTTCGATGCTAGGACATGTGTGATCAAGGCTAGGGTGATCCCCTGACAAATCCTTCACTTGTGCACCACGAATCAAGCTGATTTCGTTTTGGGGAAAAACTCGAGTTCATGGCTTCGATCCAAGTTTACCTGAGTTCATGGCTAATACGTAAAGAATGATTGTTTGACACGAGTTTCAGTGCTAAATTAACCAATTATTAATGGTGTGGATTGCATTGTCATGTTTTGGTAATACAGCCTGTACAAGTGTTTTAACGTTGACTTGGGAGGTTGATTATCTATTTGTCCAATAAGGATTCAATTTACAGATTTTTAAATGTGATATTATTGGAGTTATTGATGGTCAAGAGCTGAAAGAAACATAAAGGTACCTTTCAAGAGTAGGAATTAAACATGAATCTGGATTGAATTCAGACCAAAAGGTTTATGCTACATgactaaaaaaaggaaaaaaagagaaaTAAAGAAAAGCTTTAATCTAGGAGTTGATTTCAGAGATAAGAGACCGGGATTGTTGAATGCTTTAATAATTTATTGCTTTACTTAAGGAGTCTGATGAGATAAATGGGCCTAGTATATTTGGCTCAGTAGAGTTGATCAGAAAACATTAGGCCAACTATTAATGGATTCTTGTGTTAGTCCTTGGTCGCTTTGTCTGCTCATTCGCCTCTTATCCAATTGCTTCTTCTAAAAACACAGGATTGGTTAATCTTTCTTATTCTCCCTTCGGGGCTCCTTATGTTTTTACTAATAGAAACAGTTTAGACCTTGCTCATAGAATCCTCGGGACTACTATTGCTTAATCTTTGTGCTCCCTAGAGAAAGTAAACAAGATGATACAACTGAATAAAATCTGACTGAATATTTTTGCTAGGTCGGCCAGCAAACTAAAACGCTCAGATCTGCTTTCAGATTTGTCAGCAAGGCTACATCACTGCCAATCTCTAAAAAGAAACACAACCAGTATTTTTGTCATCATAAAATCTGACCATTGCATGAAGGCCCCAAACTAATTATATCCAAGGACGTGCTTGCTTTTCTAATCTTAAGCAAGTTGATGGTCTTTCCCCACAAAGGCTTTCCCAGAATTATGCACTCTCCAATTCCCCGTGGTTGCCCTTTTTGTTACATGACTAAATATCTACATCATGTTTGCCAGTAAACAAAGCAACACTGCTGCAGGTTATAGTGTTTAGTTTGCTGAAGGGGCTACTCTGTAGGTTTCTACCAAAAATGCTCATTGTACGCTTTGCTAAAATTGTAGAGATTGTAACTGGTTTTCAGGAAGACACAtaatcttttttatgaataactaaGGAGTCATGTATTACTGTTACTGGTACTATATGCTAAAGATGACAGTTTGAATTGTTGAACTGGATCTTTATATATTTGGCACATTGTGCTCCAGTAGCCTCCTGCCTGTGGAATATGGATTGTTTCTTTGTTTCGATGAAGCACAAGTCTTTGAATTAGCATCTCTGTTTCTTGTGCTATTATCATGCACATGCACTGATGTTCATTTGTTTCCGTCTATTGCTCATCCACAGTATATGGTCTGGCCTCTGTGGGTCTTTTTGTTCTGGCTTAAATGTTTCTAAAAGCTTAAATGTTGGAATGCCTCTAAAGATGAAACTCTCATACGCTTTAGATGGTATAGGTCTCATGGTTCGCTGCATCCATACTTTTTATACTTATTTCTTAATAGATAATTCTCTTTCTAGTTCTATTCCATCTGTGCATCTGCGTTTTATGTATCTACCGACTGGTGTTTCCTTTGAGCAATGCAGCAGGCTTGCACTTTGGTATCTTATTCTTGTCAAACGGAGCCTGCTATCTCAATTCTTCGATTGCATTTGAATGTTGCAAGCTTCTTGGTAATAAGCTTATGAAGTTGTGTTTCTCTGTGTATCTAAAACTGTTCTACATGTCTTTTCATCAGGTGAGGACGATGCTCGTCAAAAGCTCCCCTCTCCttattttttggctatttttgccatcaactgctgctctatgtttgctaagcagctattttttttttgccaaatctcccctctcctcacctctcctttgttttgccgatgatgaaattgtccaagtccatacattatatggaatatgagctgatgatcaagaacttgtgaggaacttggcatcattatcaGCCGCCCaaattctcct is part of the Miscanthus floridulus cultivar M001 chromosome 9, ASM1932011v1, whole genome shotgun sequence genome and encodes:
- the LOC136481037 gene encoding F-box/LRR-repeat protein 3-like, whose amino-acid sequence is MPAAYIPVEEKNISLVLSTSARDAASGFSLASLSPVASAAPPSAVASAARRRRHRRAPPPPLLPAERHLGLGGRPPARRHADLGFRRGTGLGLGSAAHRRGWPARGGGVPRTRRGGFGAAGVAALAPSCPGLADLDLSNGVDLGDAAAAEVARVKGLQRLSLARWKPLSDMGVRYVDVGCAELRELSLKWCLGVSDLGIQLLALKCRKLTRLDLSYTMITKDSFPAIMKLPNLQQLTLVGGIGIDDDALGSLDKECSKSLQVLDMSQCQNITDVGVSSMLKSVPNLLELDLSYCCPVTPSMVRSLQKIPKLRTLKLEGCKFMTDGLKAIGTSCVSLRQLSLSKCSGVTDTELNVCWAPPRGRSGLTRGDLGFLNLTRMTVE